From Vigna angularis cultivar LongXiaoDou No.4 chromosome 11, ASM1680809v1, whole genome shotgun sequence:
CCGAACCAATAAGAAGCTTGAGAGATTGTTGAATTGTTCCTTTGTCATTAGGCAAAACTTGTTTCCTCCTGTGAATGTCAAAATTCTCATGATCAGTGGAACATACAAAAATTGTATACTTTACAACCATAAAttataaaacctttttttagATTCATGTAACCTGCTTAAGATATCATTCGAAGCTACTTTGCCATTCTTCAACACCGGCAACAATTTTCTATTGCGATGCTTTCTAGCCAGGGTAGATATGCCTTCCTTCATAGTTGAtagctttttcattttcttatcaTCTTGCAACAATCCTTGTTCAAGTACTGAGCTTACTGATTCAAGAAGCAATAGCTGGCCCTTCCCAGGGTTGATGCTACTAAGTGATATCACAAGCATGTCATTATCAGTTAGGCCAATTTCTTTTCGGACTGATTCTCGCAATAACTGCCTTTTCTCCACCATTTTCTCAGTACTAAAGGATGGAGTGTTAAGTGTTGAAGGAATACCAGCTACAAACGCCAGTTCATCATTAACAGACAATGGAACAATTTCAGGGTAGGATCTAAGTTTTATCCTTTCCTCTTCACACCACTTTTGCCACTGTTTAGATTGTGATTCAGAAAGAAAAACCAACATCTTTACTCTGCCCAATACATCTTTGGAACGATCAAAGTACTCTCGACGATTTTCCATAATCCACCAGGCAACTTGGCTTGCACCAGCAGGGAAATGTTCGATATATTGTTCTGGAAGCatataaaaagataatgattttcTATCAAGACATGTAGAGAACTGGAATTACAAACACGCATTGACAAATTATAAACTACAACAAAATATACAAGTCTTCAACTTGATAACAGTAGAAGATTCAAATCAACCAATAGAGCAATATGCATACCTCCAtgtaaaatcaaaatcaattgtTTTAACAATTTCCAAAGTTCaaacttcaaaatattaaaaggttGGAAGTTTATATTTATACGCAGGAAGTAAGGCATGGTGGTGAGGATCCTCTGCCAATGCCTTTTAATGAGACAATcgaattatataatattgtatcCTTGCATGACAGGTTTAAAAATGATTATACCAATTATTCCAGAACTAGTTTGAGATTAATAACTAAGTCTTTGATTAAAGTCAACTACTTTCTGACACTAAAAACCACAGTAGACATAGTGAATTGTTACCAATCTGTTCTTACCAATCCATGATGCACAGACAGCTGAACCAGCAATAACAAGATCGGCCTTCATTGCAGTTTTGAAGCTGAGATCAGCTTTGTCCTCAATCACCTTGATCCGTCTCCTAGTAAGCTCTGACATCAAACCACCTTTCTTGCTAAGCACAACAGCTGAAACCGTAGCCCCACAGCTCAAAAGTTCTGTTGCAAACTCCATCATTGAAAGTGGAGCTCCAGTCATGGAAAGCTCATGAAATATCAAGATAAATCTTCGGGACCAAACCAGACGTGCAAAGTCCTCCTTCCTGTTACATGTCCCAGAACGTTTCTCTGGACTCCATTCCAGAATCCTATCCTCCACTGAGCCAAACGGACCGACAAGCAATCCATACGTACTATTGGCTGTAGGAATTTCTGGCTCCTGCTCCTCTATATCAGCGTTCTTAACTTCTGTAGTTGGTTTCAGCTTACCACTTGATTTACCTTTCGAAGCACGTCTTCTCCTGCTCCTCTTCTTTGAGCTCGTTTTACGATGTAACGGGACATCATTGCCTTTCTTTGCCAAAGCTACATTTATAGTTTTACTAGTCCCTGCTATATTTGCATCAGTCTCATTATTAGCAGACAATGAATTATCACTAGCAAGTAAATCACGGCGCTGAACCTGTTCCACGTCTGAGCCAGTATTTCGCGGCCCCGTTCCAAAGCCAGAAAATTCCTCCTTCTTATCACTATGAGCCCACCATGACTGAACGAAAAATCCAAGATAAGCCCAGAGGGTAATTAGAAGCAACCAAAAAAGTAAACGATTGCTCCGAAACCACAGTGCCCCGCCTAGACTGTTCCTTCCTTCTCTTCTTGGTGTGCGGCCAGAATTCAGTCTCCGAAATGACGGCGAATTTCGCGGACTTGATCTTCCAGATAACGTTGATTTAAAACTGCCACCTAACCTCAATGAAGTCTGCTTAGCCAAATTAGGCTGAAATTCCCCTCTATTGCTGCTTTCCTCCATTAGCTTCCTGAACTATCATATCACTAAAAAAGAACGCTTCAAGCTCGAACAATATTTTTCTGAATTCACCAACAAAAAGAAGCATTTTCCCCATCATAATTCAtccaaagagaaagaaagaaagaaagcaagcaagaaagaaagaaagaaaaataatttttacaagtTCTCCAAAACATTCAACAGTTTGTTTCTTGTTATTCTCTTCCCTAGACTCTCAAGATTGCTCCGTCTATCGTCCTACGAAAACCACTAGAAGTAAAGTAATACAATTTCATTTAGCTGTTTGTAAGGAAACAGAGTTGggtttgtttctatttatttattccaaACCAAAAGAGGAAACGCACAACATTGAAGCAAATGAAGAAGGTAGAGTTACTTAACCAAGAAACCTATGATGTAAAAATGGCAAAATAGCAGAAGAGGATAGAGGAGCATTACATGAATCGTTCAAGATCTGTGTATGATTGGGTTTGAAGGGCGATTCTTGAAGCTTGTTCTTCGATTGAACACTGAGCTAAGCTTCTTCCAATACACGTTGAAGAGctcagagagagaaagagaaagtttGCAGTGTCACTGTGAGAAGTTCTGAGAGTTATTTCAGCGAGATAGAAAGAAACAATTACAAATACCACGTGCGACCTGCACGTGCCATCATTCACAATTTCAATCCCAGTCGGTAGTCTCATCCTGAGATTCTGACTGTTGGATCAATCCAACGGCCTGCCTGGCGTTTGACTTAGGTCCCACCACTTTGACTTTATTGCATTTAGTTCAATTATCCAATCAGCAAATCAATGATTTATCTAGTAATGACTgattttttaagattatttagCACACAAATATTAGTCAACCAAACTCAACGAACCGAACTCGAATCAATTTAAACTGAATTGAATCAAATTAAACTGAATAGAAAGAAATCTAATCCAACCAGACTAGAATGGATTGGATCGAATCAAATCCAACCGAACCGAATTGAATCGAATCAAACCAAATCGAACTCAATCCAACCAAATCAAATCGCACCTAACCGATTTGAACCCAATCGAACCGAATTGAATCGGACTGAACCCAACCGAATCGGACCAGACCGGAACAAACCGGATCGGATCAGAATGAATCGGACCGAACCAGACCGAACCCAACCGAACCGAACTCAACCCAACGAACCCAATTGAACCAAACCCAACTAAACCCAATCCAGCCTAACTGAacccaaccgaacccaaccTAATCCAAAACCGAACCAAATCAGACCCAACTTAACCCAACCGAACCGGACCCAACCCAACCGAAGCCAACCAAACAAAACCAAACTGAAtcaaacccaacccaaccgGACCCAACCCAAAACCCAACCTAACCCAATCTAACTAAACCGGACTCAACCCAACCGAACCAAACCCGACCTTACCGGACCAAAGAACCAAACCGACATGACCCGAAATGACCCAAATCGACCAAACTCGACCCAACCAAACCTAATCCAACCTGACTCAACTAGAACTGTCTCGACCCAACCCGACTTTATCTGGACTAAATCGAATCGTACCGACCCAACCTGACCAAAAATTATTTAGCCAAACTAAACTGCACCGCACCTAAACCCACCCTCTCCTACCCACCTCGACCCGTGTCATTTCGACCTGACATTAACCCGACCCAAACTCATCCTCACCTGATCCGAACCAAACTAGGTTATGTCaagttgaataaaaaaaaattgagtcaaGTTGAGCCAAATCGAACCAAACCGGACTGAGTCGAACAATCTGAACCAAACCTAATCGAACTAAGCCGAATCACTTCGAACCAAACCAAGCCGAGTCAAACAAATCTGCTAAGCAAAGCCTAACTAAACTAGCCAAAGTAGCTAAACGAGCCCAATTAAGTCAAACTGaactaaatcaaacaaaattgaatCAAATCGAACAAATTCGAGTTAGAATATAAAACTAGAGTATTCTATcaaagtgaaaacaaaaaattaaacaatttcacTTTTATTGTTAGATTGAAAGTAACTTCCCCcgtattttcaaaattctttatTCTATTCTATTGCGGAGGCACTAATCATCAAAGGCCACTTTCTGGaatcaaacattaaaataaatccCAAAGGACGTTAAATTTTCAGTTCCTAAacagaattaaatttaattttaagcaTCTAAAGTATTATTTATTGGCCTCTTCAATCGTGAATAgaactttaaattatttattataaataactgCCATTATTATCTCTAATGCAACGTTTAATAGCATATCTAAATCTAAATTAAATCCAAGTATCGAATACCGAACCTGTTCTTGGTAACAAAATACTATATATTAACTTCCTTTCATAATACGACGTCTGAGTCTCAAGTCTTGatagaagaaacaaaagaaattcaGAAGGCAAAAATAGCACGCAGTCAAAAAACACTTGGTTGAATGtggaaaaatataaaggatTACACTATTAACGGCTCATGATAATTTACCACAAGTCAAATACCATAGGAATAAGAAAACCATTTACACGAGAAATTCTTAACTCCACGATCAAATCAGTTGCTGCAAAACAATCGTCGTTCTTTCCCCACATCTATAGTTGTAGAAAAGCCTGCATATGTTTCTCACGAGCTTAACGAAAGCAAAACGCAAGAAAAATCTGAAAAGACAACAATTATCATTTAGTTTCCTCAGCAACTACCACAAAAGACATAACTGCAAATTCATATACTCTTGCGATCGATCGTACTTACCGCACAATTACACAAGCAACTACCACCTGTCAAGCTGCAATTAACCTTCTTTAAATGGACAACAGCGTGAACAGGCGGTTATATACTGCAAGGAATGGAATTGAATACGGGGAGAAAAAAGAGGTCCATCAGTGTACATAGTCCAAGGTAAACcctaacaaataaattaaaaaatattcccCACGAAATACAAGTTCTATAATCACCTAAAAATTCTTGAAACATATCGCTGCCCAAAGTACTCCAGAACAAAAGCTGGAGGACAAAGGACCAGTAGGAAGAAGGCCTGTGATACTAAAATTACGAAAACTTAGAAAAACGTaacaataagaagaaaaataatgtgCATCGATCGAGGCCAATAACAAATCTTACCTTCTTATTCAAACAAGTTGCATTCTATATTACTTCACTGCCCAAAGTTCATCTCCGAGTATCTGCATGGAACATAACCAAAATTCATTGAGATCATGATGATCTAATTAAAAAAGGAGCCACCAGTAAACAAAAAAACAGCTAAAACCATGCTCAAGCATTCACAAAGAGAAAAGTCATTATATGAATAGAATGTCTCAAAAATCAACTTGCCTGCGGGGCTTATTATGCCGCTGTCCAAACTCATCATTTACAGTCTCTGCgatcaattttgaaaaataaattagttacaACCAATGGCAACGAGTAAACATTATCAAAGGAAAGGAATATCAAGGCGTACCAGACTTTGGTGGTGCCTTCCAGTCATTGCTACCTTTATTCACATTATTTTCCTTGCTGCAAACATTCaatcataaaaacataaatcataaaatcaaaaagctacagaaacataaaaatttCATCATAAACACCTCTTCCAAACCCACACAAAACAAATGGAATAGATTGATAAAACACAAACATCACCAGTCATGCCAAGCCATAAAATTTGAAGTAAAATATAGTTAAAGCGTAAAACAATACGAATTCTTAATAAAGCTATAATCTCAACCAACCTTGAAGTAGCTGTTGCAGATGTCTGCCCTGATTGTCGTGCATGATAAGCACCGTCAACAGTGAGATAGGGTGGACAGTATGTAGCCCCTAAAGCACCTGCTGCCCCTAAAGCACCTGCCGCCCCTAAAGCTCCAGCAGCCCCTAAAGCTCCTGCTGCTCCAGTCAAAACCGGTAGCCTAGAGCAAAAAATAGGTAGCTAATTAGTTTTCACAAAGAAAGAGACGCTAGTGTGTATGGATATTCCAAACATTAGTCGTGATTAGAgtagtaaaatataatattgattataaatttcttcatgaaAATTGCAATGTGCACCGTACACGGATGCATATACTGAGGATGGAGATTTCAACCATTCTAACATGTGAATAACATTCGGTCATTAATACCCTTACCATGTCATTTCAGAGTTTCCCAAACCAAGTTGAGGCTGAGCAACATATCCAGGGAATGCCATGCCAACCGCAGGAACTCCTAAGCCACCAGGATGCTGCCCACCAAATTGCATAACTGTGCCACACCAGTGCCAAGTGAAAATCAGAAAAAATGATCaaagaatacaaaaaatatatgcatcaagtataaacaaaacaaaaccagCGGATGTTGATAATCAGGACACCCTCACCACAAGAAAACCCATTTCTAACAGAGTAACCAATTACTTGACCTTCCACAGTCTATAGATGCTAATAATTTTACATCACGCGCTCAGCAACATTGTATAACAATGACGGAAATGCAAATTGACAATAATTACATTGGATTCCAAACTTCCGCTATAATGGCACTATGATACTAACAGAGAAGATTGCGGATTAAAACTGACCTGGCAAAAAGGTTGGAAAGTTCTGATCTCCATGATTACCATTGATATTTCCAGCAGGACCCATAGTTCCACCATAAACAAAAGAACCCCTTCCGCTACCCTGGGAAGCCTCCCTTCCCTTCCCAACCAATGCACCCTTCAATTTACCTGATTCCGAAGCTGACTCAATTTCTCCAGAATCCAATGAACCAATTGCAGCGGTTGTGATCGGGGGAGATGAAGCCTGAGACCCACTACCAGGTCGATGACCCAACTGTGGAGCAGGGGCTTGCACAGAAGGAGAAGTTCGCCCTGGAGCAGTTCTCTGAATAGCCTGGAGTTGAGTTGGATCAATTTTACCAGCTTGATTATGAGATGCAGCAGGCTGATAATTCATCTGAACTGGTACTGCTCCACCCCTTCCAGTACCTCTTGGATGAGTAGATTGAGATCCATTAACACCAGAAGATCCAGGTGGCGGCATATGCAAATTGTTAAAAGCTTTCCCAACAGATGGAGCGCCAGGCCCATCAATATACAACTTCTCCATGCTGACATGATCGACAACATTCTTTCCCCGGAGAAGTACGTTGTTCTGTTGAACCAAAAAACCCTCATCGACAACACCAGGCCGAACGTTCCTACTTGAAGCAGCAGTTGGGATATCCCCTTTTGATGTCACACTTGTATCTTTGTTGGAAGAACTCGAAGGGTAAAAAGGGGGTGAAGCATAATTCAAATTTGATGCAAAGACCTGTTTCTTAGAAGGTACAGGATCGGGTTCTGAATTAGAGACAGGAGTGAAAGTTTTCCCTGAACCACCATGCGAAACTTTCTCAGGCTGTTTCCCATATCTTAGAAAATGACATAACAAGATTACGATCAGAAACCTTTAATATGTATAACATGTATAGGTAACACAAATCCAACTGGTCTTATATAATACAAAGTCTGTACTCACTGTTTATTTTGCACATGAGATGCTGAATCATTGCTCTTATTAGTAGGCTCGTACCTACGGGGTCCTCTCCCTCGCACAACACTCTTGGGTGCCTGTGTTTGATTGCCTCTGTTATCATACCCTTTTCTGTTACCTCGGATATATCCTCCACTGCGATCAACACCTCGTGTTTTACCTCCACGACCTCGATAACTACCCTTAGAAGGTCTCCTTCCCTAAATGTTACACAGATTACATAACAAGGTCTCTTTCACttcaagaagaaaaataaaaagttaaagaaatttGTTCCAAGTAATTCACAAAATCAATCATCACCTCTTTGTATTGCCTTTCTTGCAGAGAAATTTCCTCAAACTTATCATGTCCCCATTTCCTGTCATCCTTGGACTCCCAGAGTCTCCTTCCACCACGCATGCGCCTAACCAgataacaaacacaaacataaaaacaaaacaaaaccttAAAATCATGAATAGGTTTCAGTAAAGATTTAGACACCTGTGGCGTGCACCGGCATTATCCCTGAAGCGATCATCGTGCATATAAAATGCTCCAGTAGTGGGCACCGCAAACGGCTCattctcctttttctctt
This genomic window contains:
- the LOC108333910 gene encoding uncharacterized protein LOC108333910, with product MEESSNRGEFQPNLAKQTSLRLGGSFKSTLSGRSSPRNSPSFRRLNSGRTPRREGRNSLGGALWFRSNRLLFWLLLITLWAYLGFFVQSWWAHSDKKEEFSGFGTGPRNTGSDVEQVQRRDLLASDNSLSANNETDANIAGTSKTINVALAKKGNDVPLHRKTSSKKRSRRRRASKGKSSGKLKPTTEVKNADIEEQEPEIPTANSTYGLLVGPFGSVEDRILEWSPEKRSGTCNRKEDFARLVWSRRFILIFHELSMTGAPLSMMEFATELLSCGATVSAVVLSKKGGLMSELTRRRIKVIEDKADLSFKTAMKADLVIAGSAVCASWIEQYIEHFPAGASQVAWWIMENRREYFDRSKDVLGRVKMLVFLSESQSKQWQKWCEEERIKLRSYPEIVPLSVNDELAFVAGIPSTLNTPSFSTEKMVEKRQLLRESVRKEIGLTDNDMLVISLSSINPGKGQLLLLESVSSVLEQGLLQDDKKMKKLSTMKEGISTLARKHRNRKLLPVLKNGKVASNDILSRRKQVLPNDKGTIQQSLKLLIGSVGSKSNKADYVKSLLNFVEQHPNTSKSVFWTPATTRVASLYSAADVYVINSQGLGETFGRVTIEAMAFGLPVLGTEAGGTQEIVEHNVTGLLHPVGHPGNLVLAQNLRFLLKNQSARKQMSVEGRKKVQRMYLKQHMYKKFVEVIVRCMRSK
- the LOC108333911 gene encoding protein MLN51 homolog, yielding MATAGEEGLDYESDPEEATRSLAMRRRREASDDEEGEADTDAKNAAVDRRITHSDDSDGEGGVADYDDEEELEEEEEEEEEEELLEEEEDEGRVGEEGGLNGTIVKDSHADVKGPLEESGNGDDEEKKENEPFAVPTTGAFYMHDDRFRDNAGARHRRMRGGRRLWESKDDRKWGHDKFEEISLQERQYKEGRRPSKGSYRGRGGKTRGVDRSGGYIRGNRKGYDNRGNQTQAPKSVVRGRGPRRYEPTNKSNDSASHVQNKQYGKQPEKVSHGGSGKTFTPVSNSEPDPVPSKKQVFASNLNYASPPFYPSSSSNKDTSVTSKGDIPTAASSRNVRPGVVDEGFLVQQNNVLLRGKNVVDHVSMEKLYIDGPGAPSVGKAFNNLHMPPPGSSGVNGSQSTHPRGTGRGGAVPVQMNYQPAASHNQAGKIDPTQLQAIQRTAPGRTSPSVQAPAPQLGHRPGSGSQASSPPITTAAIGSLDSGEIESASESGKLKGALVGKGREASQGSGRGSFVYGGTMGPAGNINGNHGDQNFPTFLPVMQFGGQHPGGLGVPAVGMAFPGYVAQPQLGLGNSEMTWLPVLTGAAGALGAAGALGAAGALGAAGALGATYCPPYLTVDGAYHARQSGQTSATATSSKENNVNKGSNDWKAPPKSETVNDEFGQRHNKPRRYSEMNFGQ